Sequence from the Lacerta agilis isolate rLacAgi1 chromosome 6, rLacAgi1.pri, whole genome shotgun sequence genome:
TGAAATAAAGGCAGAAAGGCCTTTTATCTGGACAGCCTCTTTTGAATTCAAATAGGCAGGCTTGGGTCTCATTTTTTTCACAGGTAGAGTTGTCCTAATGTCACTTGTTGAAGCTCTTCTGTGCATATTGCCCTGACTGTTATTTCCTCTAGACTCGTTTTCTGATCCGAGGTCAGCATTCCCATCAGCATTATCAGAGGGTGGCATCTTTATCTCTTTAGTGATGGAAACTTGGGCTGAAAACAAAAGTTTAGCTTCAGTAACGTAGGTAATTTTAGTTGGATTACAAAAACTGCATCAGCTGTGCTATGAAAGTTTAAGTGTTCAGAAATGCACCAGCCTTGTATAACACGAATATGCTCTCCTTTAGATAGCCATTCAGGAAAGTCAAGGACTAAATTGCCTCTGCAATATCAATATTACACCTTTACCCAGGCACAAATGGAGACTTGGTCCCACTCCAGTGACAAACGGCTTTCATAACTGATAATACTCTCAGGACGAGAACAGTTGAAAAATCCATAAAATAGTTTATGGGAAGTAGCATACTCACATTCCCAACTCTGAACAAAAATGAATTTTCTCATTATCAAGTGTGGTGCTTTGGAGAAGGCAAGTGACAGTTCAACATCATATTTCACCATTAAGCTCAACCCTTGCTGAAAACAAAATGGATCTTGACCCAATAATAAACCCAGTGATGTAAGTGAACCTGCCTATTACACTGGCAAAAACAGAAGTGTTCACCGTTATTCAAGTGGAAATGCTGCTGGTGTACTGTACTTCAGGAATGTCACTCCAATTCCTATAATTAGAAGAACGCTTTGTGTATAGCCACACACGGATACAAACAAAATTAAGTCCTAGCGTCTTAGAGTTTACTCCCAAATAGGATTGCATCTTTTAGTCACTTAAGCATAAATAAATTCTATATATGTTTGACGGTATGTGCCAATAATTTTTTTGGGAGCTGTGGCATGTTTGAGAGGACATCTTTTAACATAGTATGTTGCAAAAAGCAGTTTTGTCCTAACAGCAGCAGTTCCACTCCAAAGCGATAATTGTGCTACAGTGACTCCTGGCCCCCAACATACCACTGCATCAGAGCAAACATAACAGGGGTTTTACTTACAGACTTAGTAACTAGTAGGCATTCAAGTGTGCTTTCACTAGGTATGGTTTGGTTGGAAAAGTACCATTTTAGTAGGCTTTGCTCCAGAGCATCTAACCATGGGATCCCAAGAGTCTTTGGTTTCTGCCTCAAGAAATCTGTATTAACAGGACCATAAAGTGGTGAATCCTTCACCAGATTAGAAAGGAAGCACCTAGGATTCATTTAAAGGCAACAGACTGAAACCCTCTCCTTTCATATTAAAATTTTACAAACTGCAGAACACTGATGAGATACATACTCAGGGctaacctaaggttaccagatttttttcaatgaatccagggaaaCTTTTCAACTTctatggattttgtatggggactgatttgtaaatctggggagactccccgggaaatggggacgtctggtaaccttagccaacccacccatgaggcagagtgaagcagcctgCCTCAAGCGGTGGGATCCTGCAGGGCGGTGCCCCTGCTGCAGTTGCCAGAGTCACACAGTGACAGTTTCCAGCAAGCACTTGCAAGAGTTCTGTGAGATTGCGCCGGAAGGTGCCACCACACAACCCCAGTAAGCAAGGCTTCAGCGCAGGGGTGGCACCTTCCCGATtcacctcaggtggtgaaacgagctaggctgcccccccccccggtacctaCTGTACTTGCACTATAGGTGTTGCAATCTCAAGAATGCCAACACATCGAACAGAAAGCAAAACTGAAGTTGAAACGTgagataataaaacattattatccAAATGGGACCTAGATATTTCTATTAAAATAGCAGTTCAACAATGAACAGTTatggagaaagaaaaatattctAAAGCTTTTCTAGTGCCTCTGTTTCCAAATTACAAAGCAAAGCAGCTCGGTCCGTTCCCATTAGGACTGTCAAGCCTGTTAATTTTTTATCTGTCACAGGCTAGTTAAGAGGTACTATGCCTTCAAACTTGGCCAAAAGACAAATGACTAGACTAAGCACCCATTCCTTTTTCAGTACTAGTGATTCTGCCATTGACAAACAGTACACTAGGTAAAAATAGTTTGAAGCTAGCCTTTTCACAGCAGAGTATCTCAAGTATGATTATGATTTGCAGTGCCTGCCGTCAACTCCTGTCCAGTTCGAGATTTTTTTAACTTGCAAGTTGCAGTAGCAATGTTTGTTATTTGAAAACATGAGCAAACATAGTATTGTGTATGTGaagtgaaataataaaatataaaaacagacaAGGCAGAACAAGCCAAAGGAATTCAAACAAGAAATTTCTCCTCAGTTGCATCAACTCTCCCTTTTCAGCCACTATATATGTTTTCTTTCATACCAACAATCGTGAGGTGTGCAAGTACTGTACAGTACAGGTTTCAACCACATTACAAGGCTTATTTGGGTATACCACAACCGTTAACAAACCTTCCCGATACAAAGTTTCTTTTTAGACTTGAATGGAAAAAACAGTTATTTAAAACAATGCTATCAAAAACTTTAAATTCTCCATgtcttattttcttttgaaactgCCTAAATGCCTGACACACAGGATAAGCATTAAGCTAAAAATAGTTTTGCAACACAATGCTTTAAAAGGAAAGCTAATACCTAAAGCCTTAATGCACAAGCACATCTTAGCTGTCTTACAGCAAGACTTACCATCATTAAGTAGATGTCGAAGCCAGAAAATGAAAAGGATCAATAATATTCCAAAAggcaaacaaaaccaaaagaaaaGGACAGGAAATGTTAGGTCATTAATTAAAGGGACCAGAGGGTACTTCATCCCTGCTCCAAAATCCACCTCAGCTGACTGTGCACATGTTTTACTAAATACTTGCTGTGCTGCACTAAGCACCTTAAGATAACTACACTCTCTTATTACGTCACAGCATGACTCACAAAGCAGCTATGCTGTCATTCCAACACCACTGATTTTAAaagaaggctgcaatcccattaAGGGAGGAACACAAAGATTATATGGAGGTTAATTAGAGAACCTGCAGCACACCTGGTATAATGACACCTCCTGCACTTGTAATTTGAAACAACAAACTAATGGGAAAATAACAAGAGCTCTTCAAATTCCTTTATTAGGCCCACCAATGACCCCCCAAATAATGACATTGTGTTCTCTTTTCAGTTATCGCCAAATATTCCTGCTTTTTTGTAAGTTATATCTCATCTCACATGTAATGTTTTCCAATACTATGTGACACTGCAAAGTAATATTAGGCCTGTTTTGCAGGTGGAGGGAATAAAAGCATATAGCCCAAAAATGTAGCCTGGTGTATTTCACTGGTTGATGGGGGGTTGGGTGCAGCTGCATACTGGGTCTCAAAAACAGCTCACAGCAACTTCCCCCTGCCATTACAATATCCATGTGCAGAGGCAAAAACTGCCCCCTCTAAATCAATAAAATTAGCAAAGGCTAATTATCTTCATTCTGAGAATCATAGTCCTCTGAGCGGAACAGAGTTGCTTCCTAACAACCCtaagcacccttaataaactacagcacccaggatTCCTGTTTAAATTGGTATGATAGACATACTActcctttaaatgcatggtgcagaagTGACATAAATCAGGTGCAGTAAAGATCAGGACAAGGGGTCAGAGAAGGATTTTCAACAACATGCCCGGCGAGCCAAcctttgggctacaattcccaccatccctagccagtATGACCCAATGGACAGGACTGAAGGGGGTTGCAGTCCCAAAGATAGATGGACATGGCATTCatacaaaaggaaaataattttaaaaggaaggaaggtgaagggtgggagggaagctgtgAAGGTCTTACATGCTTTAAATTTGTATGGGGTTGATGTGGCCACCATACAAGAACACAGCATGCACTTCGGGTTGGAGCTCAGCCTAATTCCATCTCGCCTCCGCGGGAAAAACCTTTCCAGGAAAACTCCCCACCGGTCCAAGAAACCGGAGAAACGCCTAAACTGCAAGTGCTGAGGCACCTTGAATGCTAAGAAACTTGTTGCACGGTATAAACTCCAAATGCGTGTGTATGTTTGAGCGACAGAGCGAGGAAACCCGGCTTTTCGTTATGGGGGCCCGTCTGAAAAGCGGAACCTCGAAAACTCCGCTCTGGTTTCCAGTCGGCGGAGGGAACGGAAGCAGCCGAGGCAGGTCCGACGGAGCggcgtcccccccccctccgtacGCGTGCCGGGCGGGCGATGGAGGAGGCCGGAGGGGTGTTCCCCTTCCGCGACGTCCGCTGGGACCCGGACCCGTCGCTGGAGCCGAGCCCGGCCGTGCGCGTACCTTCCCCGGCTCCCTTGGTGCTGGACAACGGCTCCTTCCAGCTGCGCCTGGGCTGGGCCTGCCGAGCCTCCGAGGTGCCCAGCGAGCCTCTGCTCCGATTCCGATCGCTGGTGGCGCGCAGCCGCGGGGCGCGCGGAGGGGCCGGCCCCGAGACTCAGGTGGGCAACGACCTGGGCAGCCCCGAGCCCCTCCGCTGGCTGCTGCGCTCGCCCTTCGACCGCAACGTGCCGGTGCAGATGGAGCTGCAGGAGCTGCTCTTCGACCACGGCTTCCAGCGCCTCGGGGTCGCCTCCCAGGTAGGCGGCCTGAGGACCGTCTAGTCCCGTGGTTCCCAGCGTGGGGACACAGAATTTGATTTTTAAGttcaattcgagaatgagttgttaacatttttttatttatttttttgcatttctttatGGTTCTAGGGGCCTCatatcatcacttttaatttgcataccGTCTTTCTGTCTTAATACCcagggcggtttacaagctgaagaaacaaagaatgtacaccttataacaatctaatgcaatacaaaaatgtgatagtAAATCATAACTTttaaataagcaacctacatcaaataaGGTAACACTCagcaatcattagaatagtatataataatattaagtatcagcatataaaagttaaacagaaatctacgcttaacaattacaataaataatttctaaactacaatcaataaaacaacggcaagtgtataaatatatatggtGACATACACACtgttaaaattaaaatcagaa
This genomic interval carries:
- the ADIG gene encoding adipogenin isoform X1, giving the protein MKYPLVPLINDLTFPVLFFWFCLPFGILLILFIFWLRHLLNDAQVSITKEIKMPPSDNADGNADLGSENESRGNNSQGNMHRRASTSDIRTTLPVKKMRPKPAYLNSKEAVQIKGLSAFISDRLDQNVKQYCLDKNSLYNTVMLICTLLVSLLFNLLCQLLEVSNVLRIQLLPSSLAVCVYQLFAWVTQKPAKIMISFKQEISARSASLLGKREKRTFGAKA